A genomic segment from Neobacillus sp. YX16 encodes:
- a CDS encoding amino acid ABC transporter substrate-binding protein, producing MKKLTIVFALLVSFMLILSACGKDDKANEDKKEDNKAADKADDQDLLAKIKEDGKLLIGTEGTYAPFTFHDESGNLTGFDVEIATEVAKRIGVEPEFKETQWDAIFAGLDAKRFDMIANQVGIRPDRQEKYDFSDPYIKSAAVLITHKDNNEVKAFEDIKGLNSAQSLTSNYGDMAKKYGANLVGVEGFTQAVELLASKRVDVTINDRISFLDYTKQRPDAPIKVAATSEEASASGLMFRKDSDTLVAEVNKALKEMIEDGTYTKISEKWFGEDVLK from the coding sequence ATGAAGAAATTAACTATTGTTTTTGCACTTTTAGTCAGCTTTATGTTGATTTTGTCAGCATGTGGAAAAGATGATAAGGCAAATGAGGATAAAAAGGAAGACAACAAGGCAGCAGATAAGGCTGATGATCAAGATTTATTAGCGAAGATTAAGGAAGATGGCAAACTCTTAATTGGGACTGAAGGTACATATGCTCCATTTACTTTTCATGATGAAAGTGGAAATCTGACTGGATTTGATGTTGAGATTGCAACTGAAGTGGCAAAACGTATTGGCGTAGAACCTGAGTTTAAAGAAACTCAATGGGATGCCATATTTGCTGGGCTTGATGCAAAGCGATTTGATATGATTGCGAACCAGGTTGGAATTCGTCCTGACCGTCAGGAAAAATATGATTTTTCTGATCCATATATTAAGTCAGCGGCTGTTTTGATCACACACAAGGATAATAATGAAGTAAAAGCTTTTGAAGACATTAAAGGCTTAAATTCAGCACAGTCCTTAACAAGTAACTATGGAGATATGGCCAAAAAATATGGGGCAAATCTAGTCGGTGTTGAAGGCTTTACTCAAGCAGTAGAACTTCTTGCATCCAAACGTGTTGATGTAACAATAAACGATCGCATTTCGTTTTTAGATTATACAAAGCAAAGACCTGATGCGCCAATAAAAGTTGCTGCAACCAGTGAAGAGGCATCTGCCAGCGGGCTTATGTTTAGAAAAGACAGTGATACGCTTGTAGCGGAAGTTAACAAGGCTTTAAAGGAAATGATTGAAGACGGCACATATACAAAAATCTCTGAAAAATGGTTTGGTGAAGATGTACTTAAATAG
- a CDS encoding amino acid permease: MGNSNKLGFWVLTALVVGNMVGSGIFMLPRSLSEAASPAGVMLAWLLTGIGVLMIALVFGNLAIRKPNLTGGPQIYAKELFKPGSESSILSGFMASWGYWIGNVAGNVAIITTFAGYLSTFFPVLTSQADWFTIGGYTLKVGNGLTFIVCTLLLWGTHFIILRGLESAGKLNFAATAAKVTGFLLFIIVGLYTFDKTNILPMVETRLGDSGQTFGLMSQVNNAALVTLWAFCGLESAVVFASRAKRKIDVKRATIVGLFIALGIYIGISTLVMGMLDQNTLINSEKPLIDAIQTVLGPVGGKVLAAIGLVSLFGSTIGWVMLSAEVPYQAAKQGLFLPAFLKENKKGLPIFSLVLTNGIAQIFIFSTVSKSISGAFDFIITIATLAYLVPYFIASVYQLKLVIKGETYNNSKSRMIDGVIAIVATIYSVWVIISGTSDLKTFILGIVLLTSGIFFYGPLKKKLANDQTAKELLSA, from the coding sequence TTGGGGAATTCAAATAAGTTAGGCTTTTGGGTTTTAACCGCACTCGTTGTTGGTAACATGGTTGGATCAGGTATATTCATGCTTCCACGGTCTTTATCAGAGGCTGCCAGCCCTGCTGGGGTTATGTTAGCGTGGCTATTAACTGGAATAGGTGTGTTAATGATAGCACTTGTATTCGGAAACCTAGCAATCCGAAAACCGAATCTGACAGGTGGTCCACAAATATATGCAAAAGAACTTTTTAAACCCGGATCGGAGAGCTCTATACTATCTGGATTTATGGCTTCTTGGGGTTACTGGATTGGAAATGTAGCTGGAAATGTTGCAATTATTACCACGTTTGCTGGATATTTATCAACCTTCTTTCCTGTCTTAACGAGTCAAGCTGACTGGTTTACGATTGGCGGATATACATTGAAAGTTGGTAATGGGTTAACGTTTATTGTTTGCACCCTTCTCTTATGGGGTACGCATTTTATCATTTTACGCGGCTTAGAAAGTGCTGGGAAATTAAATTTTGCCGCTACAGCAGCAAAGGTAACAGGATTTTTACTATTTATCATTGTCGGCCTTTATACCTTCGATAAAACAAATATTTTACCAATGGTTGAAACTAGATTAGGTGATTCAGGACAAACGTTTGGTTTAATGTCACAAGTTAACAATGCGGCATTAGTAACTTTATGGGCTTTCTGTGGTTTGGAGTCAGCTGTAGTATTTGCATCACGTGCGAAAAGGAAAATCGATGTAAAAAGAGCAACGATTGTTGGACTTTTTATCGCTCTTGGTATTTATATTGGGATAAGCACACTGGTCATGGGGATGTTAGACCAAAATACACTTATTAACTCGGAAAAGCCATTGATTGATGCGATTCAAACCGTACTAGGACCGGTGGGTGGAAAAGTATTAGCTGCTATTGGATTAGTCAGCTTATTTGGTTCTACGATTGGCTGGGTTATGTTAAGTGCAGAAGTGCCTTATCAAGCGGCAAAGCAAGGATTATTCCTTCCTGCCTTCTTAAAAGAAAATAAAAAAGGCCTGCCGATATTTTCACTTGTATTAACAAACGGAATTGCTCAGATTTTTATTTTCTCAACGGTTTCTAAATCGATTTCAGGTGCTTTTGATTTTATTATTACCATTGCAACTTTAGCCTATTTAGTTCCTTATTTTATTGCTTCAGTTTATCAATTAAAATTAGTGATTAAGGGTGAGACCTACAATAATTCAAAGTCAAGAATGATAGATGGAGTTATTGCAATAGTGGCAACCATTTATTCAGTATGGGTCATTATATCAGGAACTTCAGATTTAAAGACCTTTATATTAGGGATTGTCCTTTTAACAAGTGGTATATTCTTTTACGGTCCGCTTAAGAAAAAGCTTGCTAATGATCAAACAGCAAAAGAATTATTATCAGCATAA
- the nadE gene encoding ammonia-dependent NAD(+) synthetase, translating into MQKEIIQTLNVKPEINPKEEIRNRIDFLKSYLLKTKAKGYVLGISGGQDSTLAGRLVQLAVEELRQEANDALFIAIRLPYGVQRDEDDAARAMKFIRPDRECTFNIQVAVDAVQAEYNAGNPAEPLSDYHKGNVKARMRMIAQYAFGGMEGLLVIGTDHAAEAVTGFFTKHGDGGADVLPLSGLTKRQGKALLKELGAEESLYLKVPTADLLDQKPGQADETELGISYDDIDDYLEGKSVSQEIAEKIEKRYLVTEHKRHLPASMFDQWWK; encoded by the coding sequence ATGCAAAAAGAAATTATTCAGACATTGAATGTGAAACCTGAGATTAATCCTAAGGAGGAGATAAGAAATCGAATTGATTTCTTAAAAAGCTATTTGTTAAAAACTAAGGCGAAGGGGTACGTATTAGGAATCAGCGGCGGCCAGGATTCAACGCTTGCGGGACGGCTTGTTCAGCTCGCGGTTGAAGAACTACGCCAAGAAGCTAATGATGCTTTATTTATTGCTATTCGTCTGCCTTATGGGGTACAGCGGGATGAAGACGATGCAGCACGTGCAATGAAATTCATCCGCCCAGACCGTGAGTGCACGTTTAATATTCAAGTTGCAGTGGATGCAGTTCAAGCTGAGTATAATGCTGGTAATCCAGCAGAACCATTAAGTGATTATCATAAAGGCAATGTGAAGGCAAGAATGAGAATGATTGCTCAATATGCTTTTGGAGGGATGGAAGGTCTGCTCGTCATTGGCACGGACCACGCGGCAGAAGCGGTTACAGGTTTCTTCACAAAACACGGTGACGGTGGAGCGGATGTGCTGCCTTTAAGCGGATTAACAAAGCGCCAGGGCAAAGCTCTGCTAAAAGAGCTAGGTGCAGAAGAAAGTCTCTATCTGAAAGTGCCAACTGCTGATTTGCTTGATCAAAAGCCAGGTCAAGCTGATGAAACAGAACTAGGGATTTCATACGATGACATCGATGATTACCTAGAAGGAAAATCAGTTTCACAAGAAATCGCAGAAAAAATTGAAAAACGCTATCTCGTAACCGAACATAAGCGGCATCTTCCAGCATCAATGTTTGACCAATGGTGGAAATGA
- a CDS encoding acyl-CoA thioesterase, producing the protein MNPKTCNESRVVRTGRIFPNDVNNHNTLFGGRLMSDMDMIASISAVRHARKEVVTASTDSVDFLSPITQQDSVCIESFVTWTGTSSMEVFVKVIAENLMTGNRKIAATAFLTFVALDEDGKPTKVPEIIPETKEEKKLFETGKDRAEKRKEHRKNSKELASYFTTEKPWE; encoded by the coding sequence ATGAATCCAAAAACTTGTAATGAATCTAGAGTAGTCAGGACGGGCAGAATTTTTCCGAATGATGTAAACAATCATAATACCTTATTTGGAGGCAGATTAATGAGTGACATGGACATGATTGCCTCCATTTCAGCTGTACGACATGCAAGAAAAGAAGTTGTTACCGCCTCAACAGACTCTGTTGATTTCTTAAGTCCGATTACTCAACAGGACTCTGTTTGTATTGAATCTTTCGTAACCTGGACTGGAACCAGTTCAATGGAGGTTTTCGTCAAGGTGATTGCAGAGAATTTAATGACAGGTAATCGAAAAATTGCTGCTACTGCTTTTTTAACCTTTGTTGCTTTGGATGAAGATGGAAAACCAACAAAAGTTCCTGAGATTATTCCCGAAACGAAAGAAGAAAAAAAGCTGTTTGAAACAGGAAAAGATAGAGCTGAAAAACGGAAAGAACATCGTAAAAACAGTAAGGAACTCGCAAGTTATTTTACAACTGAAAAACCTTGGGAATGA
- a CDS encoding cation diffusion facilitator family transporter has product MGELFILLRKGNKSALIAAIVNTIISIAKGVAYMFTGNVAMFAETMHSLGDAANQFFVFIGSALSKKSPTDRFPNGFGRLVNLVLLGAVLIVGIMAFETIQEGYHHILHPAKSEGFLINVGVLAFALILEVYVLYKAMKEVMHEVGEEANGLSVVIRSFSHLGRAKPATKLVFMEDLVATSGGLLAILAVIISHFTGVLWIEGAASILIGLMMFFVVGRVFLDNAAGVLGRADEEMEEKIGQLVMSDPDVKDIQDLAVIKEGEDLHVELEIEIDPHLTIAAADDIKDRLQEKIMAEKGVVDVTIEFDEEDGVTTWKSESTEKK; this is encoded by the coding sequence ATGGGAGAATTATTTATATTATTAAGAAAAGGGAATAAATCTGCATTGATTGCAGCAATCGTTAACACAATCATTTCCATCGCTAAAGGTGTTGCCTATATGTTTACGGGAAACGTTGCGATGTTTGCGGAAACGATGCATAGTCTAGGAGATGCGGCTAACCAGTTTTTTGTGTTTATTGGATCTGCCTTAAGCAAGAAGTCGCCAACTGATCGTTTTCCAAATGGCTTTGGCCGATTGGTTAACTTAGTCTTATTAGGAGCCGTATTAATCGTTGGAATTATGGCGTTTGAAACCATCCAAGAAGGTTATCATCATATTCTACATCCAGCCAAATCGGAAGGATTCTTAATAAATGTAGGTGTACTGGCATTTGCTCTCATTCTTGAGGTGTACGTTCTCTATAAGGCAATGAAGGAGGTCATGCATGAGGTCGGAGAAGAAGCAAACGGTCTAAGTGTCGTAATAAGAAGTTTTTCCCATTTAGGGAGAGCCAAGCCGGCAACAAAGCTTGTTTTCATGGAAGATTTAGTGGCGACAAGCGGGGGCCTGCTGGCGATTCTTGCAGTAATCATATCCCATTTCACTGGTGTCCTTTGGATTGAGGGAGCTGCTTCGATTCTCATCGGTTTAATGATGTTTTTTGTTGTCGGCCGAGTCTTTTTGGATAATGCTGCAGGTGTTCTTGGCAGGGCAGATGAGGAAATGGAAGAGAAGATTGGTCAATTAGTGATGTCTGACCCGGATGTTAAAGATATCCAAGACCTTGCTGTCATTAAAGAAGGGGAAGATTTACATGTGGAATTGGAAATTGAGATTGACCCTCATCTAACGATTGCAGCTGCAGATGACATTAAAGACCGTTTGCAGGAGAAAATCATGGCAGAAAAAGGCGTCGTCGATGTCACGATTGAGTTTGATGAAGAAGATGGGGTTACGACGTGGAAAAGTGAGTCTACAGAGAAAAAATGA
- a CDS encoding DNA alkylation repair protein: MKLEEVMSKLEEFGSEQTKKIYMNHGVKEPFFGVKVGDLKKLIKYVKKDHQLALALYDTGNHDAMYLAGLSVDPKLISKETLQDWVKKAYWYMLAEYTVAGVTSESEYALELAREWMNSPEEMTAVCGWNTYTNYLSIHPDEELDIEEIRSRLNQIESSIHEERNRVRYAMNTFVIGVGAYVKELHEEAILVADKIGKVHVNVGNTACKVPVATQYINKIAQKDKIGIKKKSAIC, translated from the coding sequence ATGAAATTAGAAGAAGTGATGAGTAAGCTTGAGGAATTTGGGTCAGAGCAAACGAAAAAAATCTATATGAACCACGGGGTAAAGGAACCGTTCTTTGGAGTTAAAGTAGGTGACTTAAAGAAACTCATAAAGTATGTGAAAAAGGACCATCAACTTGCATTGGCACTTTATGATACGGGGAATCATGATGCGATGTACTTAGCTGGACTATCTGTGGACCCGAAATTGATTTCAAAAGAAACGCTGCAGGATTGGGTTAAAAAAGCATATTGGTATATGCTTGCCGAATATACGGTTGCAGGGGTTACATCAGAAAGTGAATATGCACTTGAACTTGCACGTGAATGGATGAATTCACCTGAAGAAATGACAGCTGTATGCGGCTGGAATACATATACAAACTATCTTTCCATTCATCCAGATGAAGAGTTGGATATTGAAGAAATTCGAAGCAGGCTAAATCAAATAGAATCAAGTATTCATGAAGAGCGAAACCGTGTTCGTTATGCAATGAATACCTTTGTTATTGGTGTAGGAGCATATGTGAAAGAATTGCATGAAGAAGCCATTTTAGTTGCTGACAAAATTGGAAAGGTCCATGTGAATGTCGGTAACACCGCATGTAAAGTACCAGTAGCAACACAATATATAAATAAAATTGCTCAAAAAGATAAAATAGGTATAAAGAAGAAAAGTGCCATTTGCTAA
- a CDS encoding AI-2E family transporter — translation MINNLLKSSGFKRISIFVLLALVLYGLKDMINLILFTFIFTFLMDRLVIFLSRKIPLNRKILVVASYSTIVGLLSYGLVKYLPMIIGEITALIKQITAFYTSKHDNIILNYLVSRLEEIQISSYLERGFTFVISYFTDISTFSLQILIALLMSLFFLLEKPRLIEFTKKFKTSKIASIYAEIEFFSGKFVSTFGKVIEAQLIIAVVNCVLTTIALWIFGFPQLGGLSIMIFFLGLIPVAGVIISLIPLVIIGYSIGGIMTVLYVFIAIMIIHAIEAYILNPNLMSSKTNLPVFYTFLVLIFSEHFFGVWGLIIGIPVFVFILDVLEVTDNKKV, via the coding sequence ATGATAAATAATCTACTTAAAAGCAGCGGTTTTAAAAGAATTTCTATTTTTGTCTTACTTGCACTTGTTCTTTATGGACTAAAAGATATGATCAATTTGATTTTATTTACGTTTATCTTCACCTTTCTAATGGATCGATTGGTAATCTTCTTGTCGAGAAAGATACCTCTTAATCGAAAAATACTAGTTGTTGCTTCCTATTCCACGATTGTAGGTCTTCTCTCGTATGGCCTTGTGAAGTATCTGCCAATGATAATTGGAGAAATAACAGCCTTAATCAAACAGATTACGGCATTTTATACCTCGAAGCATGACAATATCATCTTAAATTATTTAGTTAGCCGTCTTGAGGAAATACAAATATCAAGTTATTTGGAGAGAGGTTTTACCTTTGTAATTTCCTATTTTACAGATATTAGTACATTTAGCCTGCAAATATTAATTGCTCTTTTAATGAGCCTTTTCTTCTTACTAGAAAAACCTCGTTTAATAGAATTTACAAAAAAATTTAAAACGAGTAAGATTGCATCTATTTACGCTGAAATAGAATTTTTCTCTGGAAAATTTGTTAGTACTTTCGGAAAAGTAATTGAAGCACAATTAATCATTGCAGTTGTTAACTGTGTACTTACAACAATTGCACTTTGGATATTTGGATTTCCACAGTTAGGTGGACTTTCCATTATGATTTTCTTCTTAGGATTGATTCCAGTTGCTGGGGTAATTATTTCTCTAATTCCACTGGTCATCATAGGATATAGTATTGGCGGAATCATGACAGTACTTTATGTCTTTATTGCAATCATGATTATCCATGCCATCGAAGCATATATATTAAATCCAAATTTAATGTCTTCAAAAACCAATTTGCCTGTTTTCTATACCTTCCTAGTATTAATTTTTTCTGAACACTTTTTTGGAGTTTGGGGCTTAATAATAGGTATTCCGGTCTTTGTTTTCATCTTGGATGTATTAGAAGTAACAGATAATAAGAAAGTATAG
- a CDS encoding DUF2085 domain-containing protein yields the protein MLLHEILHFFGRAICHQLEDRSLQVSGNALTVCARDTGIYIGVFSTLIYLQFTKRKQSITIPSIKVSFVLLMFLFPLMIDGLGSYTHLFDSNNPRRLVTGIAFGFILPYFIYPLLSKKNFNHESVAVLSKSKDLFIPLMISAFLGGLFYLGQPSHIVLDSFIIFSVIGWFSLLSSFLFPFIRKAGLKCALSIMVSLTFLSLLSMAHAWVLSLPI from the coding sequence ATGTTGCTTCATGAAATTCTCCATTTTTTTGGTCGAGCGATATGTCATCAATTAGAAGATCGATCGCTGCAAGTGTCCGGTAATGCCCTGACAGTTTGCGCAAGAGATACTGGCATTTATATAGGTGTTTTTTCTACACTCATTTATTTACAATTTACAAAACGAAAACAAAGTATCACGATTCCCTCTATTAAAGTAAGCTTTGTACTTTTGATGTTCCTTTTTCCATTAATGATAGACGGTCTAGGTTCCTATACACATCTATTTGATTCGAATAATCCTCGGAGATTAGTGACGGGAATTGCCTTTGGATTCATTTTGCCTTATTTTATTTACCCTCTCCTCTCGAAAAAAAATTTTAATCATGAGAGTGTAGCTGTATTAAGCAAAAGTAAGGATTTATTCATTCCACTAATGATAAGTGCATTTTTGGGCGGACTATTTTATTTAGGACAACCATCGCATATCGTACTTGACAGCTTTATTATCTTTTCAGTCATCGGATGGTTCAGCCTGTTGTCTTCCTTCCTTTTTCCTTTTATTCGTAAAGCAGGTTTAAAGTGTGCTCTTTCGATTATGGTCAGTTTAACTTTTCTTTCACTACTTTCTATGGCGCATGCATGGGTTTTATCTTTACCTATATAA
- a CDS encoding 2Fe-2S iron-sulfur cluster-binding protein has translation MNSRVFTVGSLIPGRLIVKPQTSEPTDNKKNKIEEIIVEQNGSKIEIHHVKGKLLDAALDQGKQINYKCRKGTCGQCTVKVIKGPGLSAPNELEQKKLKNALTAGYRLACQTEIL, from the coding sequence ATGAATAGTCGCGTATTCACAGTAGGTTCACTAATACCAGGAAGGCTGATAGTAAAACCGCAGACTTCAGAACCGACCGATAACAAAAAAAACAAAATAGAAGAAATCATCGTAGAGCAAAACGGCAGTAAAATCGAAATTCACCATGTAAAAGGAAAACTTTTGGATGCAGCCCTGGATCAAGGGAAGCAAATCAATTATAAATGCCGTAAAGGAACATGCGGACAGTGTACAGTCAAAGTAATAAAAGGTCCTGGGCTATCAGCTCCGAACGAGCTGGAGCAGAAAAAGCTGAAGAATGCACTCACTGCCGGATATAGATTGGCTTGCCAGACAGAAATTCTTTAA
- a CDS encoding family 1 encapsulin nanocompartment shell protein — protein sequence MNKIQLYPDSPLSNQEFTQLDQTVIDAARRQLVGRRFIELYGPLGRGVQSIFNDIFAENLEAKMDFQGSFDTDIENSKRVNYTIPMLYKDFVLYWRDIDQAKVLDIPIDFSAAANAARDVAILEDQMIFHGTREFDIPGLMNVPGRLTHLIGEWFESGNAFQDIVDARNKLLEMNHNGPFALVLSPQLYSLIHRVHRDTNVLEIEHIRELVTDGVFQSPVLKGKSGVLVNTGKNNLDLAISEDFDTAYLGVEGMNHPFRVYETIVLRIKRPSAICTLESMGD from the coding sequence ATGAATAAAATACAATTATACCCGGATTCACCATTATCAAACCAAGAATTTACTCAGTTGGATCAAACCGTTATTGATGCAGCAAGAAGGCAATTGGTCGGGCGCCGTTTTATTGAACTATACGGTCCGCTTGGAAGAGGAGTCCAAAGTATCTTTAATGATATCTTTGCAGAAAATTTAGAAGCAAAAATGGATTTTCAGGGGTCCTTTGATACGGATATTGAGAATAGTAAAAGGGTTAACTATACCATTCCTATGCTTTATAAAGACTTCGTATTATATTGGCGTGATATAGATCAGGCAAAGGTATTAGATATCCCTATAGATTTTTCAGCCGCAGCCAATGCAGCACGTGATGTGGCGATACTAGAAGACCAAATGATCTTCCATGGTACCAGGGAATTTGATATTCCTGGTTTAATGAATGTACCTGGCCGATTAACACACTTAATTGGTGAATGGTTTGAATCTGGAAATGCCTTTCAGGATATTGTTGATGCAAGGAATAAGCTGCTTGAGATGAATCACAATGGACCATTTGCACTTGTACTTTCACCACAATTATATTCACTTATCCATCGTGTCCACCGTGATACAAATGTATTAGAAATTGAACATATTCGTGAATTAGTTACTGATGGTGTGTTCCAATCTCCTGTTTTAAAAGGAAAATCAGGTGTGCTTGTTAATACAGGGAAAAATAATTTAGATCTTGCTATATCAGAGGATTTTGATACTGCTTACTTGGGGGTAGAAGGGATGAATCATCCTTTCCGTGTTTATGAAACAATCGTTTTACGAATTAAACGTCCTTCAGCCATTTGTACGTTGGAGTCAATGGGGGACTAA
- a CDS encoding IMEF encapsulin system ferritin-like cargo protein, which translates to MQEELKIFYQIFTTTKDAIEKFMNMLDPVIQNAEDEHERLYYHHIYEEEEQRLSRLVVLIPLISKFQQVKNEAEFSPTNNEFNRLLQELNLEKFGLHNFVEHLDLALFRFTDEERSSLLNSLREVSYKDYQQVKQMLIEINSRFDTNYVDPHAHHDEEHDHLDRSGTETVVRQAAPQTIQRRGFTVGSLI; encoded by the coding sequence GTGCAAGAAGAATTAAAGATATTTTATCAAATATTTACAACCACCAAAGATGCAATTGAAAAATTTATGAATATGCTCGACCCGGTCATTCAAAATGCTGAAGATGAACACGAGAGACTATATTATCACCATATTTACGAAGAGGAAGAACAGCGGCTTTCTCGATTAGTTGTCTTGATTCCGCTTATTAGTAAATTTCAACAAGTGAAGAATGAGGCAGAGTTTTCACCAACCAACAATGAATTTAACCGGCTTTTACAGGAACTTAACCTCGAAAAATTCGGATTACATAATTTCGTCGAACACTTAGATTTAGCACTCTTTCGCTTTACAGATGAAGAGCGGAGCAGCTTGTTAAATAGCTTAAGGGAAGTTTCGTATAAGGATTATCAGCAGGTAAAACAAATGTTAATTGAAATTAACAGTCGATTTGATACCAATTATGTAGACCCACATGCCCATCACGATGAGGAACATGACCATTTAGACCGATCAGGAACTGAAACAGTAGTTAGACAAGCTGCTCCTCAAACTATACAGAGAAGGGGCTTTACGGTGGGAAGCTTAATCTAA
- a CDS encoding spore coat protein, which translates to MMQNQQGQQGQMHQNMHTGNVPPQLNHGGHEVIDLNEVLGAAIGTMNSYMLLRQHVKDPELLDILDRQYKFMQDEYNITVECFKTGQNPSHPTSRYMMNQGNDFIYGMKQTQPKKPWQSVSEINDEYISSCLLASCKSGASMKTMAALETTNPVVRRVLADSIPNCIEMGYELSIYQNKHHYYQVPQLAEQDMNTYRNSFTTTQGSSMGQNMGQTQMPNNNMNMNNNMPH; encoded by the coding sequence ATGATGCAAAACCAGCAAGGACAGCAAGGGCAAATGCACCAAAATATGCATACGGGTAATGTCCCTCCGCAACTGAATCATGGGGGCCACGAGGTAATTGACTTAAATGAGGTTTTAGGAGCAGCTATTGGCACAATGAATTCATACATGTTATTACGCCAGCATGTAAAGGATCCAGAATTACTGGATATTCTGGATCGCCAATATAAATTTATGCAGGACGAATACAACATCACTGTGGAGTGTTTCAAAACCGGACAAAATCCTTCCCATCCTACTTCAAGATATATGATGAACCAAGGGAATGACTTTATCTATGGGATGAAGCAAACTCAGCCAAAGAAACCTTGGCAATCCGTATCCGAAATTAATGATGAATACATTTCAAGCTGTTTGTTAGCTTCCTGTAAATCTGGTGCTTCGATGAAAACGATGGCAGCGCTAGAAACAACCAACCCAGTTGTTCGCCGTGTATTGGCTGATTCCATTCCAAACTGTATTGAAATGGGTTATGAACTCTCTATTTATCAAAATAAACATCATTACTACCAAGTACCGCAGCTTGCTGAGCAGGATATGAATACTTACAGAAATTCTTTTACCACAACACAGGGGTCATCAATGGGACAAAATATGGGCCAAACACAAATGCCTAATAACAATATGAATATGAACAATAATATGCCGCATTAA
- a CDS encoding LAGLIDADG family homing endonuclease: MESWEAAYIAGIIDGEGSISLTRMHECEHRRPCISIASTDKELLIYIQSLSGGTINNKKNYNPDKHKDSFTLNIKNKILYNLLRSIATSSRFRKLFK, from the coding sequence ATGGAAAGTTGGGAAGCTGCATATATTGCAGGAATTATTGATGGGGAGGGATCCATTTCATTAACTAGAATGCATGAATGCGAACATCGACGTCCTTGCATATCCATTGCTTCAACAGATAAAGAACTATTAATTTACATTCAGTCCCTATCAGGAGGAACAATCAATAATAAAAAGAATTACAATCCTGATAAACATAAGGATTCATTTACATTAAATATAAAGAATAAAATATTATACAACCTACTTCGTTCTATTGCTACTTCATCAAGATTTAGGAAATTGTTTAAGTGA
- a CDS encoding AAA family ATPase — translation MPLKEKRFSLDEVGVNVPNNSNEKTKRKLRNALESAIKGRKVKVILLDEAQHMTKVGSSKGLRNHMDSIKSLASKFGVQ, via the coding sequence TTGCCATTAAAAGAAAAAAGATTTTCATTAGATGAGGTAGGTGTAAATGTTCCAAATAATTCTAATGAAAAAACAAAACGAAAATTACGGAATGCTTTGGAAAGTGCAATTAAAGGTCGAAAGGTTAAAGTTATATTACTTGATGAAGCACAGCATATGACTAAAGTTGGAAGTTCAAAGGGATTAAGAAACCATATGGATTCTATAAAATCATTAGCCTCAAAATTCGGGGTCCAATAA